Proteins from one Chlamydiales bacterium genomic window:
- the smpB gene encoding SsrA-binding protein SmpB, with translation MNEKQAKQTDLATNRRAFHDYEVLETFEAGIVLQGTEIKSLRNHGGSIQEAYVKVITNEVFLIGANIAPYSFGSIYNHEEKRDRKLLLHHREIAKLRSSVQEKGLTLVPLALYLKKGRVKIKIALARGKKLMDKRAAIKERDEKRDIQKAMKNA, from the coding sequence ATGAATGAGAAACAAGCAAAACAAACAGATCTTGCAACGAATAGGCGCGCCTTTCATGATTATGAGGTTTTAGAGACTTTTGAAGCAGGTATTGTTTTACAAGGCACTGAAATTAAGTCATTAAGAAACCATGGAGGCAGCATTCAAGAAGCTTATGTAAAAGTTATCACGAATGAAGTTTTTTTAATTGGTGCAAATATTGCTCCCTACAGTTTTGGAAGTATCTATAATCATGAAGAAAAACGAGATCGAAAATTGCTTTTACACCACCGTGAAATTGCAAAGTTAAGGTCTAGTGTTCAAGAAAAAGGACTTACTTTGGTGCCTTTAGCTCTCTATTTAAAAAAAGGACGCGTTAAAATAAAAATCGCCCTTGCTAGAGGTAAAAAGCTCATGGATAAGCGAGCTGCAATTAAAGAGCGCGATGAAAAGCGCGATATTCAAAAAGCAATGAAAAATGCTTAA
- the dnaN gene encoding DNA polymerase III subunit beta: MKLVISKQDLSQLIFKIQNIVPLKPTVPILSHVLIESANDELILTATDLVIGIRCFTEAKVLEEGSTTLPAKHFFQLIRELSNVPIEITTTTSGSTEIVAGPSSFKLSGMRKEEFPELPDLKDATHIKIDPKALKEALYRTSFATSKEDTRYALTGVYMEIANKMITFVGTDGKRLAKATAPIVADESLQRTLVLPFKLVEELQKIDDETEETTLFLMNDKIAAETSKSIIVSKLLTGEYPDFQRVIPKKTDIQLSLHREELISLLRQVILFTTETHCSARFSFVEGELIMSANCVEVGESKVSMPVNYNGQPLHIAFNPNFFLDILKHSRDETVNLGLIDSYNPGVITDSSNALFVIMPMRLQEV, from the coding sequence ATGAAACTTGTGATTTCTAAACAAGACTTATCCCAACTTATCTTCAAGATTCAAAACATTGTACCCCTAAAGCCAACTGTTCCTATACTTTCACATGTACTTATAGAGTCGGCTAATGATGAGCTCATATTGACAGCTACAGATTTGGTGATTGGGATACGCTGCTTTACAGAAGCTAAAGTCTTAGAGGAAGGCTCGACAACGCTTCCTGCAAAACATTTTTTTCAGCTCATCCGAGAACTCTCAAACGTTCCCATCGAAATTACCACCACCACATCTGGTTCAACAGAAATTGTTGCAGGCCCCTCTTCTTTCAAACTAAGTGGTATGAGAAAAGAAGAGTTTCCTGAACTTCCCGACTTAAAAGATGCAACGCATATAAAAATAGATCCCAAAGCCTTAAAAGAAGCCCTTTACAGAACATCCTTTGCAACTTCAAAGGAGGATACGCGCTATGCACTTACGGGTGTCTATATGGAAATTGCAAACAAGATGATCACTTTTGTTGGCACAGATGGCAAACGCCTTGCTAAAGCTACAGCGCCCATTGTTGCAGATGAAAGTTTGCAGCGAACGCTTGTTTTACCTTTTAAACTTGTAGAGGAGCTACAAAAAATTGATGATGAAACAGAAGAGACAACTCTCTTTTTGATGAATGACAAAATTGCTGCAGAGACATCCAAATCCATCATCGTTTCCAAATTGCTCACAGGTGAATATCCCGACTTTCAAAGAGTCATTCCTAAAAAAACAGATATTCAGCTCTCTTTGCACAGAGAGGAGCTTATCTCACTTTTACGACAAGTAATCTTATTTACGACAGAGACACATTGCTCTGCTCGCTTTTCTTTTGTTGAAGGAGAACTTATCATGAGCGCAAACTGTGTAGAAGTAGGTGAAAGTAAAGTCTCTATGCCCGTAAACTACAATGGTCAGCCATTGCATATTGCCTTTAACCCCAACTTCTTTTTAGACATTTTAAAACATAGCCGTGATGAAACTGTAAATCTTGGATTAATCGATTCTTACAATCCAGGAGTAATTACAGATTCATCAAATGCTCTTTTTGTTATCATGCCCATGCGTCTGCAAGAGGTTTAG